Proteins encoded within one genomic window of Lampris incognitus isolate fLamInc1 chromosome 1, fLamInc1.hap2, whole genome shotgun sequence:
- the vgll4l gene encoding LOW QUALITY PROTEIN: vestigial like 4 like (The sequence of the model RefSeq protein was modified relative to this genomic sequence to represent the inferred CDS: inserted 2 bases in 1 codon): MAVANFQYITRMSSGFKVYILEGQPSLRGEDRYRHMTSDRIRVPAVYPIKRRRSHERGLTLEERRERALNRSGAKAAQRAAPTSAPVFSVPQSPTSTWSPTPSPTSPLPNHIYYTPVMDEPLALIKKPRKESEGAEERAKTTAPSSQYIQMRPSVITCVSSVRSPSSRSEVHNGHSSVTSKSNYDHVVEEHFQRSLGANYQQAHSQQLSISVSVDDHFTKALGDKWLQIKSKSSLAPXTPPSSPSVTHSPTYGHSPNQAHKEPCSTSSPSPVFQPLVSELKRRRPSLWPGPRSEHRRVGGARSEHRRVGRGPALNIDGRPGPALNIDGQAGAPALTSTGRPGPGSEHRRAGRGPALNIDEAGRGPALNIDG; this comes from the exons GTCAGCCCAGTCTCCGAGGCGAAGACAGGTACCGGCATATGACGAGCGACCGGATCCGAGTGCCAGCGGTGTACCCCATAAAGCGCAGGCGCAGCCACGAGCGAGGCCTGACCCTGGAGGAGAG GCGAGAGAGGGCGTTGAACAGAAGCGGCGCCAAGGCTGCCCAGAGAGCGGCGCCGACGTCAGCTCCGGTGTTCAGCGTCCCACAGAGCCCGACGTCCACGTGGAGCCCGACGCCCAGCCCGACCAGCCCCCTGCCCAACCACATCTACTACACGCCGGTCATGGACGAGCCGCTCGCCCTCATCAAGAAACCAAGGAAGGAGTCTGAGGGCGCGGAGGAAAGGGCTAAAACAACAGCCCCCAGCAGCCAATACA tccaGATGCGCCCCTCTGTGATTACCTGCGTCTCGTCCGTGAGAAGCCCCTCCAGCAGATCTGAGGTCCACAACGGCCACTCATCAG TGACTTCCAAGAGTAACTACGACCACGTCGTGGAGGAGCATTTCCAGAGGAGCCTGGGAGCGAATTACCAGCAGGCCCACTCCCAGCAGCTCTCCATTAGCGTGTCTGTTGACGACCACTTCACCAAAGCCCTGGGCGACAAGTGGTTGCAGATTAAGTCCAAGTCTTCTCTTGCTCC CACGCCGCCCAGCAGCCCGAGCGTCACTCACTCCCCGACCTACGGCCACAGCCCGAATCAAGCCCACAAAGAACCCTGCAGCACTTCGTCGCCGTCGCCGGTCTTCCAGCCGCTGGTCAGTGAATTAAAGCGGAGGAGACCTTCGCTCTG GCCGGGGCCCCGCTCTGAACATCGACGGGTAGGCGGGGCCCGCTCTGAACATCGACGGGTAGGCCGGGGCCCGGCTCTGAACATCGACGGCAGGCCGGGCCCGGCTCTGAACATCGACGGGCAGGCCGGGGCCCCAGCTCTGACATCGACGGGTAGGCCGGGGCCCGGCTCTGAACATCGACGGGCAGGCCGGGGCCCAGCTCTGAACATCGATGAGGCAGGCCGGGGCCCGGCTCTGAACATCGACGGGTAG